The following are from one region of the Staphylococcus schleiferi genome:
- the mntC gene encoding manganese ABC transporter substrate-binding lipoprotein MntC has translation MSKRILTLLSILSIVFLLTACNSSDQGHKDHKLKIVTTNSILYDMAKNITGDEAEIHSIVPVGQDPHEYEIKPKDVKALTDADIIIYNGFNLESGNGWFEKALKQANKSLDDSSVIQASKHVDPIYLKKGEKSEHNIDPHAWLSLDNGIQYVKNIKDALEKADSSHKSTFEKNGKSYLDKLEKLNNKSKDEFSDIPKEKRVMITSEGAFKYFAKQYDVTPGYIWEINTENQGTPEQMKQAIDFVKQNHIKNLLLETSVSDKSMKSLGEETGAKIYGTVYTDSIGKKGSNGDSYYKMMKSNIETIHKSMK, from the coding sequence ATGAGTAAACGAATTCTTACACTTTTATCGATTTTATCGATTGTTTTTCTTTTAACAGCATGTAACTCTTCTGATCAAGGACATAAAGATCATAAACTTAAGATTGTAACAACAAACTCAATCTTATATGATATGGCAAAAAATATTACAGGCGATGAAGCAGAAATTCATAGCATCGTTCCTGTCGGTCAAGACCCTCATGAATATGAAATTAAGCCTAAAGACGTTAAAGCATTAACTGACGCCGATATTATTATTTATAATGGGTTCAACTTAGAAAGTGGGAATGGTTGGTTTGAAAAAGCATTAAAACAAGCTAACAAATCATTAGACGATTCTTCAGTTATTCAAGCTTCTAAACATGTTGATCCTATCTACTTGAAAAAAGGTGAAAAATCAGAACACAACATTGATCCTCACGCATGGTTAAGTTTAGATAATGGGATCCAATACGTTAAAAACATCAAAGATGCATTAGAAAAAGCAGATTCATCACATAAATCTACTTTTGAAAAAAATGGTAAATCTTACTTAGACAAATTAGAAAAACTAAACAATAAAAGTAAAGACGAATTTAGTGATATTCCAAAAGAAAAACGTGTCATGATTACAAGTGAAGGTGCATTCAAATACTTCGCAAAACAATATGATGTAACACCAGGTTATATTTGGGAAATCAACACTGAAAACCAAGGTACACCAGAACAAATGAAACAAGCGATTGACTTCGTTAAACAAAATCACATCAAAAACCTTCTTCTTGAAACAAGTGTAAGTGATAAGAGCATGAAGAGCTTAGGAGAAGAAACAGGTGCGAAAATTTACGGCACAGTTTACACAGACTCTATTGGTAAAAAAGGTAGTAACGGAGATTCATACTACAAAATGATGAAATCTAACATCGAAACAATTCATAAAAGCATGAAATAA
- a CDS encoding metal ABC transporter permease, translated as MSFIQHLFEYQFLSRAMSTAILVGIVCGVVGCLIVLRGLSLMGDAMSHAVLPGVALSFLFNIPMFIGALITGMLSSTIIGYISDKSKTKKDAAIGITFTAFLALGIILISLIHSATDLYHILFGNILAITQSAFYTALVVSIIVLSLIIILFRPLKMSTFDPVFSRMSGLNTTFMHYFVMLLLALVIVASVQTVGVILVVALLITPASTAYLITKRLSTMMLVSSLFSVISSTIGIYVSFILNLPSGAVIVLIAAILYALVFALTKFNNISHKGAYQKS; from the coding sequence ATGTCATTCATTCAACATCTCTTTGAATATCAATTTTTGTCACGGGCTATGAGTACAGCCATCTTAGTCGGCATTGTATGTGGCGTTGTCGGATGTTTGATTGTTCTTAGAGGGCTTTCACTTATGGGGGACGCAATGAGTCATGCCGTCTTACCTGGTGTTGCTTTATCATTTCTTTTCAATATTCCTATGTTTATCGGCGCACTTATTACAGGTATGCTCAGTAGTACAATTATTGGTTATATTTCGGACAAATCAAAAACTAAAAAGGATGCAGCAATCGGTATTACATTTACCGCCTTTCTCGCTTTAGGTATTATTTTAATCAGCTTAATTCATTCAGCAACAGACTTATATCACATTCTTTTTGGTAATATCTTAGCCATTACTCAGTCCGCATTTTATACTGCATTGGTTGTTAGTATCATTGTATTGAGTTTGATTATCATTCTTTTTCGACCTTTAAAAATGTCTACATTTGATCCTGTGTTCAGTCGAATGAGTGGGCTCAATACTACATTTATGCATTATTTTGTTATGTTACTTTTAGCACTCGTTATCGTGGCAAGTGTTCAAACTGTAGGTGTCATCCTTGTTGTTGCCCTACTCATTACACCTGCTTCAACAGCTTATCTCATAACAAAAAGATTATCTACAATGATGCTCGTTTCTAGTTTGTTTAGCGTTATCAGCTCTACAATAGGCATCTATGTTAGCTTTATATTGAATTTACCAAGTGGTGCGGTTATCGTCCTCATCGCTGCAATATTGTATGCACTTGTTTTTGCACTGACTAAATTTAACAACATCTCACATAAAGGAGCGTATCAAAAATCATGA
- a CDS encoding Na+/H+ antiporter subunit E gives MRQIALNMMIAILWVLFQDEDAFRFPTFVIGYLIGIVIIYLLHKFFNQEFYPKKIWVSIKFLFTYLYQLLTATFSIINYVLFKANKMDPGLVTYETQLDTDWEITFLTILVIITPGSTVIRVNREPNIFLIHAIDTTEKEKKNLLKSIKKYEELIVEVTK, from the coding sequence ATGAGACAAATTGCATTGAATATGATGATAGCCATCCTATGGGTGCTGTTCCAAGATGAAGATGCTTTTCGTTTTCCAACATTTGTGATTGGTTATTTAATAGGTATTGTCATTATTTATTTACTTCATAAATTTTTTAATCAAGAATTCTATCCTAAAAAGATTTGGGTGTCGATTAAATTTTTATTCACGTATCTCTATCAACTATTGACTGCAACATTCTCCATAATCAATTATGTATTATTTAAAGCGAATAAAATGGATCCTGGTTTAGTAACTTATGAGACGCAGCTCGATACAGATTGGGAAATTACGTTTTTAACAATTTTAGTGATTATTACGCCGGGATCGACTGTTATTCGTGTGAATCGTGAACCTAACATCTTTTTAATTCACGCTATTGATACGACTGAAAAAGAAAAGAAAAATTTATTGAAAAGTATTAAAAAATACGAAGAACTCATTGTGGAGGTGACGAAATGA
- a CDS encoding monovalent cation/H+ antiporter complex subunit F, giving the protein MITELTQFFLSSALVIFAVSLVVVLFRLIEGPTTADRVVAFDAMSAILMSTVGVLSLLFETFSFLDSVLLIAIISFLSSVTISRFIEGGNVFHGDDK; this is encoded by the coding sequence ATGATAACTGAATTAACGCAATTCTTCTTGTCGAGTGCATTAGTTATCTTTGCTGTGTCATTAGTTGTCGTATTGTTTCGTTTGATTGAAGGACCTACAACAGCAGACCGTGTCGTCGCATTTGACGCAATGAGTGCAATTTTAATGTCAACAGTAGGGGTTCTGAGTCTTTTATTCGAAACATTTTCATTTTTAGATTCTGTACTGTTGATCGCTATTATTTCTTTTTTAAGTTCTGTTACGATTTCTCGCTTTATTGAAGGGGGGAATGTATTTCATGGCGATGACAAATGA
- the mnhC2 gene encoding Na+/H+ antiporter Mnh2 subunit C, producing the protein MNIILLIVIGFLVFIATYMVLSKNLIRIVIGIAIYTHAGNLIIMSMGEYTAQKTEPLIVSGHQNFVDPLLQAIVLTAIVIGFAITAFLLVLVYRTFKVTKEDEIDVLTGGEEDER; encoded by the coding sequence ATGAATATTATTTTATTGATTGTAATTGGATTTTTAGTCTTTATTGCTACCTATATGGTGCTATCTAAAAATTTAATTCGTATCGTTATTGGCATCGCGATTTACACGCATGCAGGCAACCTTATTATTATGAGTATGGGTGAATATACCGCACAAAAAACTGAGCCATTGATTGTGAGTGGTCATCAAAACTTTGTTGATCCATTATTACAAGCGATTGTTTTAACTGCGATTGTAATTGGATTTGCAATTACTGCATTTTTGCTTGTCTTAGTTTACCGTACTTTTAAAGTGACTAAAGAAGATGAAATCGATGTATTAACAGGAGGTGAAGAGGATGAACGATAA
- a CDS encoding Na+/H+ antiporter subunit D: protein MNDNILAVPILLPLLGALLLVILNKQVRLSRFIALFVLLISFIVSLVMLIDVYNHKPIVLNFGNWEAPFGIQYVGDALSLILVTTTFLVVFMIVAFGFGRGEKRASRYYLLSFVLFLTTGVVGSFLTSDLFNLYVMFEIMLLASFVLVTLGQSVEQLRASIIYVVLNVIGSWFFLIGIGLLYRQIGTLNYTHIAIRIHEMDDPTAIHLVAMSFIVAFGSKAALVLFMWLPKAYAVLNTELAALFASLMTKVGAYALIRFFTLIFNKSGEIVEPLLIVMAGLTMIIGAIGTIAYRDIKKIAAYQVVLSIGYIIFGLGTHTFNGINGAIFYLVNDIVVKALLFFIIGIMVYTTGYRQYRYLTGLAKKEPWLGVAFIIVTLAIGGVPPFSGFPGKLLIFIGAVEHQHYVGLALMIITSLIGMYSLFRVFFYMYAGNRNKGAEIQFKPIKSNRKSIVLFMTALTLAIGLCAPVIYQVTAQATDLSMNIQKYEKMVNPGLRGGS from the coding sequence ATGAACGATAATATTTTAGCCGTACCCATACTCTTACCACTTCTGGGGGCACTTCTTTTAGTCATTTTGAACAAGCAAGTGCGATTATCACGCTTTATTGCCCTTTTTGTGCTATTGATATCATTTATCGTCTCACTCGTGATGTTAATTGACGTGTACAATCATAAGCCGATTGTTTTGAATTTCGGTAATTGGGAAGCACCGTTTGGTATTCAATATGTCGGCGATGCATTGAGTTTAATACTCGTTACGACAACATTTTTAGTCGTGTTTATGATTGTCGCTTTTGGTTTTGGACGCGGTGAAAAGCGTGCAAGTCGATATTATTTATTATCTTTCGTCTTATTTTTAACAACCGGTGTCGTGGGCTCCTTTCTGACTTCGGATTTGTTTAACTTATATGTCATGTTCGAAATCATGCTTCTTGCTTCATTCGTGTTAGTGACATTAGGACAATCTGTAGAGCAATTGCGTGCGAGTATTATATATGTCGTTCTCAATGTAATAGGTTCATGGTTTTTCCTGATAGGGATTGGCCTTTTATATCGTCAAATCGGTACCTTAAATTACACGCATATCGCGATAAGAATTCATGAAATGGATGATCCAACGGCAATTCACTTAGTGGCGATGTCATTTATTGTCGCTTTCGGATCAAAAGCAGCCCTTGTTTTATTTATGTGGCTTCCAAAGGCATATGCCGTGCTCAATACAGAACTTGCAGCCCTATTTGCATCGTTAATGACAAAAGTTGGCGCATATGCTTTGATTCGGTTCTTTACGTTAATTTTCAATAAAAGTGGTGAAATTGTCGAACCACTATTAATTGTTATGGCAGGTCTCACAATGATAATTGGAGCCATTGGGACGATTGCGTATCGAGATATTAAAAAGATTGCCGCTTACCAAGTTGTATTATCTATCGGATATATCATTTTTGGTTTAGGTACGCATACATTTAATGGAATTAATGGCGCAATTTTTTACTTAGTAAACGATATCGTTGTAAAAGCGTTACTGTTTTTCATTATAGGTATTATGGTTTACACAACGGGTTACCGCCAATATCGTTACTTAACAGGATTAGCCAAAAAAGAGCCATGGCTAGGCGTGGCTTTTATTATTGTGACATTAGCTATTGGAGGAGTGCCACCATTCAGTGGATTTCCTGGGAAATTACTTATTTTTATCGGTGCAGTTGAACATCAACATTATGTCGGCTTAGCGTTGATGATTATCACAAGTTTGATAGGGATGTATAGTTTATTCCGAGTCTTCTTTTATATGTATGCAGGAAATCGTAATAAAGGTGCAGAAATTCAATTTAAGCCTATCAAGTCAAATAGAAAGTCTATCGTTTTATTTATGACTGCACTCACATTAGCGATAGGTCTTTGCGCACCGGTGATATACCAAGTTACAGCACAAGCAACGGATTTATCCATGAATATCCAAAAATATGAAAAAATGGTTAATCCTGGATTGCGAGGTGGCAGTTAA
- a CDS encoding Na+/H+ antiporter subunit G: MAMTNEIIQLLAALLVFAGSIIALISAIGLVRFKDVFLRIHAATKASTAAVLLTLVGVFIYFIFAQGYVSVRTILALVFINITSPVGGHLISRAAYRTGAYMYQKHENHENTDLNKEDVDEETKRRIRIEKRAKRRKRIYSRLDKD, translated from the coding sequence ATGGCGATGACAAATGAAATCATCCAATTGTTAGCAGCTCTCCTTGTATTTGCAGGAAGTATTATTGCGCTTATAAGTGCAATTGGTTTAGTTCGCTTTAAAGACGTCTTTTTACGAATTCATGCAGCCACAAAAGCTTCGACGGCAGCAGTTTTATTGACACTGGTGGGTGTATTTATTTATTTTATCTTTGCGCAAGGTTATGTCAGTGTTCGTACGATTTTAGCATTGGTCTTTATTAATATTACTTCACCCGTTGGCGGTCATTTAATCTCGCGTGCCGCTTATCGAACAGGTGCTTATATGTATCAAAAACATGAAAATCATGAAAATACAGATCTGAATAAAGAAGATGTAGATGAGGAGACGAAGCGTCGAATTCGAATAGAAAAAAGAGCGAAACGACGCAAAAGAATATACTCTCGCTTAGATAAAGACTAA
- a CDS encoding tyrosine-type recombinase/integrase: protein MNCVDPIRDKQDIHRMYEFLKAHSMRDYLFFKFAIHTGIKLTELLNFKVSQFLSDKGVSMTRWYETDSNIRVVIPEQLHRELEQYIQAEAISGDDLLFRSKRTNKGLSRQQAYRIVNNAAHQLGIEHIGLTTLRKTFAYHAYKSGISVSIIQKYLGHQTAYETMKFIGISKKEINTTIALNL, encoded by the coding sequence GTGAACTGTGTAGATCCTATCCGTGACAAACAAGATATTCATCGAATGTATGAATTTTTAAAGGCACATTCAATGCGTGATTATTTATTTTTTAAATTTGCTATTCATACTGGAATTAAGTTAACAGAGTTGCTTAATTTCAAAGTGTCTCAATTTCTTTCTGATAAAGGCGTCAGTATGACACGTTGGTATGAAACGGACTCAAATATACGTGTTGTTATTCCTGAACAATTACATAGAGAGTTAGAACAATACATTCAGGCAGAAGCAATCTCTGGTGATGACTTATTGTTTCGATCGAAACGTACAAATAAAGGGCTTAGTCGACAGCAAGCTTATCGTATTGTTAATAATGCGGCACACCAATTAGGAATTGAGCATATTGGTTTAACAACACTTAGAAAAACTTTTGCTTATCACGCATATAAATCTGGAATTTCAGTTTCAATCATTCAAAAATATCTTGGTCATCAAACGGCTTATGAAACAATGAAGTTTATAGGTATTTCTAAAAAGGAAATTAACACGACCATCGCTTTAAATTTATAA
- a CDS encoding DUF4040 family protein encodes MLSGLLLFLIAIIVILVIMMKWNTKQLPGFVALLAPLVASIIFLINIPKVLNNQLIIEKIQWLPALDINLVLRLDGLSMFFALLISVIGVAVFFYATQYLSYEHDHLPRFFTYLVLFMFSMLGIVLSDNTILLYVFWELTSVSSFLLISYWYDKSESQNGAITSFMITVLGGLAMLVAFVMLYYVAGTFSISELIHQRHTIAQHPLFIPIVLLLLLGAFTKSAQWPFHFWLPKAMAAPTPVSAYLHSATMVKAGIFLLLRFTPILGLSDTYTYIVTAIGLITMIYGSFTAIRQFDLKGILAYSTISQLGMIMTMVGLGGGIAKATQSGMIEIYTYLLCAALFHLFNHALFKGTLFMGVGLIDHETGTRDIRQLGGLKRYLPITMVVMSMAALSMAGVPLLNGFISKEMFFEGLIRSNHLSAFNQPMMIAIALVGFVASIFTFIYSINMIKTTFFGSFQLKKAIHEPRLFITPAMIMAFLLPIVFIVPQWVGTYLIQPAFLSSVRSTAFASAVPHLSAWHGFNIPLLMSLTIIVVGLIVVSFVDLRRYLSLKENQMSVSRMCNDSYRSMEFYCGYGLRSLMNNRLNSYIIITLIIYFVIHLYGLIRTGVPELSRIEVTEYHIFHILLLVTVVLIGFALIFIRQRLTMVILTGGIGYVVALFFILMRAPDLALTQLVTETITTVLFIVSFSRLPNIPRGKFNMKKETVKILVSLLTAITVIGIVFIIQQASAIETISVFYHDAYEKSGGKNIVNAILGDFRALDTLAEGLVLIIAGLGIYTLLNYKDRRGQDERE; translated from the coding sequence ATGTTAAGTGGATTGCTTTTATTTTTAATAGCAATAATAGTCATACTTGTCATAATGATGAAGTGGAATACAAAACAATTACCTGGTTTTGTTGCATTACTTGCTCCCCTTGTTGCATCAATAATCTTTTTAATAAACATCCCTAAGGTATTAAACAATCAACTAATCATTGAAAAGATTCAGTGGTTACCTGCTTTAGATATTAACCTCGTACTCCGCTTGGATGGATTGAGTATGTTTTTTGCCTTACTTATTTCCGTTATTGGTGTCGCTGTATTCTTTTATGCAACACAATACTTATCCTATGAACATGATCATTTACCCCGATTTTTCACATATTTAGTTTTATTTATGTTTAGTATGTTAGGAATTGTACTTTCTGATAACACGATCTTGTTATACGTTTTTTGGGAGTTAACAAGTGTGTCATCGTTCCTACTGATTAGTTATTGGTACGATAAAAGTGAGAGTCAAAACGGTGCAATTACTTCGTTTATGATTACAGTTTTAGGTGGCTTAGCCATGCTAGTCGCTTTCGTAATGTTATATTACGTGGCAGGAACGTTTTCAATTAGTGAATTAATACATCAAAGACATACGATTGCACAGCATCCTTTGTTTATCCCCATTGTATTGTTATTGTTACTCGGTGCTTTTACTAAATCAGCACAGTGGCCTTTTCATTTCTGGTTACCAAAGGCGATGGCTGCGCCTACACCCGTAAGTGCCTATCTACATTCAGCGACAATGGTAAAAGCAGGTATATTTTTACTTTTAAGATTTACACCCATTTTAGGTTTGAGTGATACTTATACTTATATTGTGACGGCTATTGGGCTTATCACTATGATATACGGTTCGTTTACCGCGATTAGACAATTTGACTTAAAAGGGATACTCGCTTATTCAACAATTAGTCAATTAGGTATGATCATGACGATGGTTGGATTAGGCGGCGGTATTGCTAAAGCGACGCAGAGTGGGATGATTGAAATCTATACTTACTTATTATGCGCAGCGCTTTTTCATCTTTTCAATCATGCATTATTTAAAGGGACATTATTTATGGGCGTAGGTTTAATCGACCATGAAACAGGTACACGTGATATCCGACAATTAGGTGGTTTAAAACGTTACCTGCCAATTACCATGGTTGTCATGTCAATGGCTGCACTTTCTATGGCAGGTGTCCCGTTATTAAACGGCTTTATTAGTAAAGAAATGTTTTTTGAAGGGTTAATTCGATCCAATCATCTGTCTGCTTTCAATCAACCGATGATGATTGCAATTGCACTTGTAGGTTTTGTTGCTAGTATCTTTACCTTTATTTATTCAATCAATATGATAAAGACGACATTTTTTGGCTCATTTCAGTTGAAAAAAGCGATACATGAACCTCGTTTGTTCATTACACCCGCGATGATAATGGCGTTTTTATTACCGATTGTATTTATTGTTCCACAGTGGGTAGGGACTTATCTTATTCAACCCGCATTTTTAAGTTCAGTTCGTTCAACCGCTTTTGCATCTGCAGTTCCACATTTATCAGCATGGCATGGGTTTAATATACCTTTACTTATGAGTTTAACGATTATCGTTGTGGGGCTTATTGTAGTATCATTCGTAGATTTACGACGCTATCTGTCTTTAAAAGAAAATCAAATGTCAGTATCACGTATGTGCAATGATTCATACCGCTCAATGGAATTTTATTGTGGATATGGACTGCGTAGTTTGATGAATAATCGTTTGAATTCTTACATTATTATTACGTTGATTATTTATTTTGTAATTCATCTCTACGGTTTGATCCGTACGGGCGTCCCAGAACTTTCACGTATCGAAGTCACTGAGTACCATATCTTTCATATACTTCTTTTAGTAACGGTAGTTCTCATTGGATTTGCGCTCATATTTATTAGACAACGTTTAACGATGGTTATTCTTACAGGCGGCATTGGTTACGTTGTGGCATTATTCTTTATTTTAATGCGTGCACCTGACTTAGCGTTAACACAACTCGTTACTGAAACGATTACGACAGTTTTATTTATCGTAAGTTTTTCAAGATTACCGAATATTCCACGTGGTAAGTTCAATATGAAAAAAGAAACCGTTAAAATCTTAGTTTCTTTACTTACTGCAATTACAGTAATCGGTATTGTTTTTATTATCCAACAAGCGAGCGCAATAGAAACAATTTCTGTTTTTTATCATGATGCTTATGAAAAATCAGGCGGTAAAAATATCGTTAATGCCATTTTAGGTGATTTCAGAGCATTAGATACACTGGCAGAAGGTTTAGTTTTAATTATTGCAGGACTCGGTATTTATACATTACTTAACTATAAAGATCGGAGAGGTCAAGATGAAAGAGAATGA
- a CDS encoding monovalent cation/H+ antiporter subunit B: MKENDLVLKTVTRVVVFIILTFGFYLFFAGHNNPGGGFIAGLVLSSAFILMFLAFDVKKVLEALPIDFRKLMIIGALLSLATATVPVFFGKNILYQGDWHVIFPYFGEVHLSSVTLFEAGIALVVVGVVVTTILSLSGGRS, translated from the coding sequence ATGAAAGAGAATGATTTAGTACTCAAAACCGTAACAAGAGTGGTTGTATTTATCATCTTAACATTTGGCTTTTATCTCTTCTTTGCAGGACATAATAATCCTGGAGGCGGATTTATTGCCGGCCTAGTGTTAAGTTCAGCATTTATCTTAATGTTTTTAGCATTTGATGTGAAAAAGGTATTGGAAGCTTTACCTATTGATTTTAGAAAGCTCATGATTATTGGTGCGCTTTTGTCACTCGCAACTGCAACTGTGCCCGTGTTTTTTGGTAAGAACATCCTTTATCAAGGGGATTGGCATGTGATTTTCCCTTATTTTGGTGAAGTACATTTATCGTCCGTTACATTATTTGAAGCGGGAATCGCCCTAGTTGTTGTCGGTGTGGTCGTAACGACAATACTTTCCCTGAGTGGAGGGAGATCATGA
- a CDS encoding DUF2922 domain-containing protein: MNTKTLEITFSDASQKNIKLSLPKLDTSITKELVETQANKIVQLNILDSKGGDIQKAVGAQLIDKSVTVLF; the protein is encoded by the coding sequence ATGAATACAAAAACTTTAGAAATTACTTTTTCCGACGCATCACAAAAGAATATTAAACTCTCTCTTCCAAAATTAGACACTTCTATCACAAAAGAACTCGTAGAAACACAAGCAAATAAGATTGTGCAATTGAACATACTCGATAGTAAAGGGGGCGACATTCAAAAAGCAGTAGGTGCACAACTGATTGATAAGTCCGTTACAGTCCTTTTCTAA